A single window of Ignavibacteriota bacterium DNA harbors:
- a CDS encoding peptidylprolyl isomerase — protein sequence MGMMARMRSLAPWFIITVGGLFVLFMVLSDSKVSDIIGKRTNDVGSINGVPVSYQEYSNLIEQYRKDQAKRTGQEIPEVQMDAFRDQVWENLVAQKLIEEKIKELGITVTDQEILDIIQGPNPPQIITQYFIDSTGKFNRQAYDQAIYDPQNKNAMIQTEAIVKQQLIQQKLASFLNASVIVSDDDVKNSFIQQNMKISSEYAFIDINTIADNEVQVSDNDLEEYYKKNPKEFEVEAQRELKYVLFSNGPTKDDSLSVKSNLEAIAKKISGDTTTFKSYVQIYSEKPYSLDTVSITMLGGKAGSLVSKAEKGSLIGPVLTNEGYVIYKLENTLDSKDSYVRASHILVKTGQDENAAKTKIDGIYNQLMKGANFETTAKQVSEDGSAKNGGDLGWFGKGQMVKEFENAAFSGKIGEIQKPVKSQFGYHIIKVTGKSDKKYVVEKIVNEIKASATTLDKAYDKANDFAYIAKKNGFESEAGLLSLVIKDTPPIMEKSKFIPGIGSNMAIVKFAFENGVDEVSPVFKVPAGYIIETVSKITNAGKKSFDEVKEIIKSKVIKEKKFEKAKTISENIKNKIGSSENLSMATEVYAKAKVSGASNYSPNGNVPGVGRDLAFTQATLDAKINEITDPVKGVRGYFLIKVTERTPIDSTIFSIQKNSIRENLLTQKKNMVFSEWIEGLKKDADIEDNRYLFFR from the coding sequence ATGGGAATGATGGCAAGAATGAGAAGTCTTGCTCCATGGTTTATTATTACAGTTGGAGGACTTTTTGTATTATTTATGGTTCTATCAGATTCAAAGGTTTCTGATATTATTGGTAAAAGAACCAACGATGTTGGATCAATAAATGGAGTTCCGGTTTCATATCAAGAATATTCTAATTTAATTGAACAATATAGAAAAGATCAAGCCAAAAGAACTGGACAAGAAATACCGGAAGTGCAAATGGACGCTTTCCGAGATCAAGTTTGGGAAAATTTGGTAGCGCAAAAACTTATTGAAGAAAAAATTAAGGAATTGGGAATTACAGTTACCGATCAAGAAATACTAGATATTATTCAAGGTCCAAATCCACCTCAAATTATTACACAATATTTTATTGATTCCACAGGTAAATTTAATCGTCAGGCATATGATCAAGCGATTTATGATCCGCAAAATAAAAATGCTATGATCCAAACCGAGGCAATTGTTAAGCAACAGTTGATTCAGCAAAAGCTCGCAAGTTTTCTAAACGCGTCGGTAATTGTAAGCGATGATGACGTTAAAAACTCGTTTATTCAGCAAAATATGAAAATTTCTTCTGAATATGCTTTTATAGACATTAATACTATAGCAGATAATGAAGTACAGGTTAGTGATAATGATTTAGAAGAATATTACAAAAAAAATCCGAAAGAATTTGAAGTTGAAGCTCAACGTGAATTAAAATATGTACTTTTCAGCAATGGTCCCACAAAAGACGATTCATTAAGTGTAAAATCTAACCTTGAAGCAATTGCCAAGAAAATTTCCGGAGATACTACAACATTTAAATCATATGTTCAAATTTATTCGGAAAAACCATATTCATTAGATACTGTTTCTATAACAATGTTAGGCGGTAAAGCCGGTTCATTGGTATCTAAAGCCGAAAAAGGCAGTTTAATTGGTCCGGTTTTAACAAATGAAGGTTATGTAATTTACAAATTGGAAAATACTTTAGACAGCAAAGATTCTTATGTAAGAGCGTCTCATATATTAGTTAAAACGGGTCAAGATGAAAATGCGGCAAAAACTAAAATTGACGGAATATATAATCAATTGATGAAAGGCGCAAACTTTGAAACTACGGCAAAGCAAGTCTCTGAAGATGGAAGCGCAAAAAATGGCGGTGATTTGGGTTGGTTTGGAAAAGGACAAATGGTAAAAGAATTTGAAAATGCGGCTTTCAGCGGTAAAATTGGTGAAATTCAAAAACCTGTTAAAAGTCAATTTGGTTACCATATTATTAAAGTAACCGGCAAAAGCGATAAAAAGTACGTAGTTGAAAAAATTGTAAATGAAATAAAAGCTTCGGCAACAACATTGGATAAAGCATATGATAAAGCCAATGATTTCGCTTACATTGCTAAAAAGAACGGTTTTGAATCGGAAGCCGGATTACTTAGTTTGGTTATAAAAGATACGCCTCCGATAATGGAGAAATCCAAATTTATTCCGGGAATCGGCTCAAATATGGCCATTGTAAAATTTGCGTTTGAAAACGGAGTAGATGAGGTTAGTCCAGTATTCAAAGTTCCAGCGGGATATATTATTGAGACAGTTTCAAAAATTACAAATGCCGGTAAAAAATCATTTGATGAAGTAAAAGAAATTATTAAATCGAAAGTTATAAAAGAGAAAAAGTTTGAAAAAGCTAAAACAATTAGTGAAAATATTAAAAACAAAATCGGCAGCTCAGAAAACTTAAGTATGGCGACTGAAGTTTACGCAAAAGCAAAAGTTTCTGGCGCTTCAAATTATTCTCCAAACGGAAATGTTCCAGGCGTTGGCAGAGATTTGGCATTCACTCAAGCTACTTTAGATGCAAAAATAAATGAAATAACCGATCCTGTTAAAGGTGTAAGAGGTTATTTTCTAATTAAAGTAACCGAAAGAACCCCAATTGATTCTACAATTTTCTCAATTCAGAAAAACTCAATTAGAGAAAATCTTTTAACTCAAAAGAAAAATATGGTTTTCTCGGAATGGATAGAAGGCTTAAAGAAAGACGCAGATATTGAGGATAATAGATATTTATTCTTCAGATAA
- a CDS encoding inorganic phosphate transporter, producing MMTTLIIIIFLALAFDFINGFHDAANSIATVVSTQVLTPRLAVIWAAFFNFVAFLILGLHVANTVGKGIVRTEVVDLTVIGSGLVAAIIWNLLTWWWGIPSSSSHTMVGGFVGAAMSKAGVSAIFIPEVLKIIAFIFLAPLIGIIISIIFSIMVLHIVKDFSPSRVDKYFRKLQLLSSAAYSLGHGSNDAQKMMGIIFVALISTGQLMPNDEIPLWVVLACHAAIALGTLSGGWRIVKTMGQKITKLRPFEGFSAESAGAITLFATALAGIPVSTTHTITGCIIGAGITKRLSAVRWKVTYNLVWAWVLTIPISAFIAMIVYYTVILLSK from the coding sequence ATGATGACAACACTTATAATAATAATTTTTTTGGCTCTAGCTTTCGATTTTATAAACGGCTTTCATGATGCCGCAAATTCAATAGCTACGGTTGTTTCAACACAAGTTTTAACTCCGAGACTTGCTGTAATTTGGGCGGCATTTTTTAATTTTGTTGCTTTTTTAATTTTGGGATTGCATGTCGCAAATACAGTTGGAAAAGGTATTGTAAGAACGGAAGTTGTTGATTTAACTGTAATTGGAAGCGGTTTGGTTGCCGCTATAATTTGGAATCTGTTAACTTGGTGGTGGGGAATTCCTTCAAGTTCATCTCATACAATGGTTGGCGGATTTGTTGGCGCAGCGATGTCAAAAGCGGGAGTCAGCGCAATTTTTATTCCCGAAGTCTTAAAAATTATAGCTTTTATTTTTCTTGCTCCGCTTATTGGAATTATTATTTCTATAATTTTTTCAATTATGGTTTTACACATTGTTAAAGATTTCAGCCCTTCTAGAGTGGATAAATATTTTAGGAAACTTCAGTTGCTTTCATCCGCGGCGTATAGTTTGGGGCACGGTTCCAACGACGCTCAAAAAATGATGGGAATTATTTTTGTCGCATTAATTTCTACCGGGCAGCTTATGCCGAATGATGAAATACCACTTTGGGTTGTTTTAGCCTGCCATGCTGCAATTGCTTTAGGAACTCTTTCCGGTGGTTGGAGAATAGTTAAAACAATGGGGCAAAAAATTACAAAGCTAAGACCATTTGAAGGTTTTAGCGCGGAGTCAGCTGGAGCAATTACTTTATTCGCTACTGCATTAGCCGGAATCCCGGTGAGTACAACTCATACAATAACTGGCTGCATTATTGGCGCGGGAATTACTAAAAGATTATCGGCAGTTAGATGGAAAGTTACATATAATTTAGTTTGGGCTTGGGTTTTAACAATTCCTATTTCTGCATTTATTGCAATGATAGTATATTATACCGTTATATTACTTTCAAAATAA
- a CDS encoding DUF47 family protein has translation MFKNLLPKEEKYFEDFKSMISLIEEMAVHTEKIFKFEDQQTHILKMKPLEVRCDEISYKITKRLNKTFITPFDREDIFALVKRLDDISDMLLGASARVDTFHIDKKIDYADKIALIILGQIKELGVAIQDLKVKRINEMKAVKALESEADVVYQQAIKELFEKEKDAIELIKKREILDILEKTSDKCQSTANVILSIFIKNS, from the coding sequence ATGTTTAAAAACTTATTGCCAAAAGAAGAAAAATATTTTGAAGATTTCAAATCCATGATTTCTTTGATTGAAGAAATGGCGGTTCATACAGAAAAGATATTTAAATTTGAAGATCAGCAAACACACATACTTAAAATGAAACCTTTAGAAGTTAGATGTGATGAAATTTCATACAAAATTACAAAACGCTTGAATAAAACATTTATTACGCCTTTTGACAGGGAAGATATTTTTGCTTTGGTTAAAAGATTGGATGACATAAGCGATATGCTGCTCGGTGCAAGTGCAAGAGTCGATACATTTCACATTGATAAAAAAATTGATTATGCGGACAAAATCGCTTTAATAATATTAGGTCAAATAAAAGAACTTGGAGTCGCTATTCAAGATCTTAAAGTTAAAAGAATAAATGAAATGAAAGCCGTAAAGGCTTTGGAATCAGAAGCGGATGTTGTTTATCAGCAGGCAATAAAAGAGCTTTTTGAAAAAGAAAAAGATGCAATTGAATTAATAAAGAAGCGTGAAATTTTGGATATTTTAGAAAAAACGAGTGATAAGTGTCAATCAACCGCCAATGTTATTTTATCAATATTTATTAAAAACTCTTAA
- a CDS encoding outer membrane beta-barrel protein, whose product MKNLLKYSVFFILFSRFTFAQYDNNRFALSFGYNYTTSSKIFLNPDAKDIFDQNQFFDVGDFQNYSAELRYRLSDMLILGLSVEYLTNAESGRNLTSPVFLINDGFEIYPLEISLFYLLPFSTESFKFFFGGGLGIYLGNRTRDFGDIKFVKIDSQIGYGIQVSTGMDYLLFDNLSVRGEIRFRDPDFKVTNKYSNKTVNYEGRIYSVSPKSLVSRINVDGITFRIGAAFHF is encoded by the coding sequence ATGAAAAATTTATTGAAATATTCCGTCTTTTTTATTTTGTTCAGTCGTTTTACATTTGCTCAATATGACAATAACCGATTTGCGTTAAGTTTCGGTTATAATTATACAACCTCGTCCAAGATTTTTCTTAATCCCGATGCAAAAGATATATTTGATCAAAATCAATTTTTCGACGTCGGCGATTTTCAAAATTATTCCGCGGAATTAAGATACAGATTAAGCGATATGCTTATACTCGGCTTATCTGTGGAATATTTAACTAACGCTGAATCGGGCAGAAATTTAACTTCACCGGTTTTTCTTATAAATGACGGTTTTGAAATATATCCTTTGGAAATTTCTCTATTTTATTTGCTTCCATTTTCCACTGAAAGTTTTAAGTTTTTCTTTGGAGGTGGTTTAGGAATTTATCTTGGCAATAGAACAAGAGATTTCGGCGATATAAAATTTGTAAAGATTGACTCTCAAATCGGTTATGGAATTCAAGTAAGTACGGGAATGGATTATTTACTGTTTGATAATTTATCCGTCCGCGGTGAAATTCGTTTTAGAGATCCGGATTTTAAAGTCACAAATAAATACAGCAATAAAACCGTAAATTACGAAGGGAGAATTTATTCTGTTTCTCCTAAAAGTTTAGTTTCGAGAATAAATGTCGACGGTATAACTTTTCGAATCGGTGCTGCTTTTCATTTCTGA
- a CDS encoding shikimate kinase — MIERIYLTGFMTSGKSTLGKILSNCIGWNFFDLDIEISNDENKTVTEIFETNGEAYFREIESEKLRNLSTNKKVVISLGGGTLINNSNVKFIKENGHLIYLRVSPEVIYTRIKKKTDRPLFKEYVLAENSKEDFLIKINNMLKEREPYYLQADLIFDVDNSPIGHTVDNFVKLINRVIIEKNKN, encoded by the coding sequence ATGATTGAAAGAATTTATTTAACCGGATTTATGACCAGCGGGAAAAGTACTTTGGGAAAAATACTGTCCAATTGCATCGGCTGGAATTTTTTCGATCTTGATATTGAAATAAGCAATGATGAAAATAAAACCGTTACCGAAATTTTTGAAACAAATGGTGAAGCTTACTTTAGAGAAATAGAAAGCGAAAAACTCAGAAATTTATCGACAAATAAAAAAGTCGTAATTTCTTTAGGCGGCGGGACTTTGATTAATAACTCCAATGTAAAATTCATTAAAGAAAACGGACATTTGATTTATCTTAGGGTTTCTCCGGAAGTAATTTACACCAGAATTAAAAAGAAAACAGATAGACCTTTATTCAAAGAATATGTTCTGGCGGAAAATTCTAAAGAAGATTTTTTAATAAAAATTAATAATATGCTAAAAGAAAGAGAGCCTTATTATCTGCAAGCTGATTTAATATTCGACGTTGATAATTCTCCAATCGGACATACAGTTGATAATTTTGTAAAACTAATTAACAGAGTGATAATTGAAAAAAATAAAAATTGA
- the aroB gene encoding 3-dehydroquinate synthase, translating into MKKIKIDIPNNAYNVYLGNNIFTNILDLLKKENLLNDFLLVIDKNVDELYSSLIDGVFNSFGKKVNKIIIEATEKKKNFESVKAIHSTLIKNNYGRDSIIIAIGGGIIGDVAGFAASTYMRGIKYVQIPTTLLASVDSSVGGKTGINFEDTKNIIGSFYQPKLVLIDTQFFGTLQQDEILCGLGEIVKYAFLLDSNFYSFVNKNISKILSNDFETINKVIYNSVKFKGSVVTADEKESGIRKILNLGHTFAHAFEVQQKHKLKHGQAVIVGITCAIYLSHKLNFLTQKNFENYLRFLTQFSDKIKLSKIDNESIMNIMQKDKKNRNNKIKFVLIQNVGNILTDVNVDPNLINQSITEAVSHF; encoded by the coding sequence TTGAAAAAAATAAAAATTGATATTCCAAATAATGCTTACAATGTTTATTTGGGGAATAATATTTTCACGAACATTTTAGATTTACTGAAAAAAGAAAATTTATTAAATGATTTTTTATTGGTTATTGATAAAAATGTTGACGAATTATATTCAAGTTTAATCGACGGAGTTTTCAATTCATTTGGGAAAAAAGTCAATAAAATTATAATCGAAGCAACTGAGAAAAAGAAAAACTTCGAATCCGTTAAGGCAATTCATTCAACATTAATTAAAAATAATTATGGCAGAGATTCTATAATAATAGCGATCGGCGGTGGAATAATTGGAGATGTTGCCGGTTTTGCCGCATCGACATATATGCGCGGAATAAAATATGTTCAAATTCCAACAACGCTTTTAGCTTCCGTTGATAGTTCTGTCGGCGGTAAAACGGGAATAAATTTTGAAGATACAAAAAATATTATCGGCTCTTTTTACCAGCCTAAATTAGTTTTAATTGACACACAATTTTTCGGCACTTTACAACAAGATGAAATTCTTTGCGGTTTGGGTGAAATTGTAAAATACGCCTTTTTATTGGATAGTAATTTCTACTCATTTGTTAATAAAAATATTTCCAAAATACTTTCAAACGATTTTGAAACAATAAACAAGGTAATTTATAACTCAGTTAAATTTAAAGGAAGCGTAGTTACCGCGGACGAAAAAGAAAGCGGGATTAGAAAAATTTTAAATTTAGGGCATACATTCGCGCATGCGTTCGAAGTTCAGCAAAAGCACAAATTAAAACATGGCCAAGCCGTAATTGTAGGAATCACTTGCGCAATTTATCTTTCCCATAAACTAAATTTTTTAACGCAAAAGAATTTTGAAAATTATTTAAGATTTTTAACGCAATTTTCCGACAAAATAAAATTATCAAAAATTGATAACGAATCAATTATGAACATAATGCAGAAGGATAAAAAGAATCGAAACAATAAAATAAAATTCGTTTTAATTCAAAATGTCGGGAATATTTTAACAGATGTAAATGTTGATCCTAATTTAATCAATCAATCTATAACAGAAGCCGTTTCGCATTTTTAA
- a CDS encoding family 10 glycosylhydrolase: MNKFKLLLVLNIFIYVNIISQIPRETRAVWITTNLKLDWPPNTTDEDFQKKTLRDKFKTLKEKNFNTVYFQVRSNGTVMFKSDTEPFSPYFTGIVDKAPSYDPLQYAIDLGKEFNLEVHAWINMVRCFTGNDEKIAKNPKHLRSSHPNWVQKYTENGNTTYWLNPGIEEAQNYLVDLMVELSSKYDVDGIHLDFFRYPGTDFNDDKVFKSSKTNLAKDDWRRNNLTNILRKFKDKAKPLNPSLKIGATPIGIRKNLKGATGWEGFSSVYQDTETWLKEELVDYLVPQIYWGFDKNPKFDILAKDWVDKSYNRNIILGLAAYKENVYPQLNKMIEYGRQIGAAGVSFFRFDHIDTKDKFYTDIAFPANMPWKVLNNNEPSENLICDFEEISPNEVILSWDNNHALKVPNQIRFYVLYDNTDKKSIARIISLDKRQAKLKFSNPNKLAYNYNIGKIDRLWNEVNFSNPVLVKVPVLQKLKDDSQTNIHPIIIKQNDDEFLLSVHSYENQKAKVGILTKENTYKELEFDFSIGQNIIKLDENLKLIQSMKINFSNDNREEVINLI; the protein is encoded by the coding sequence ATGAATAAATTTAAATTACTTTTAGTTCTTAACATATTTATTTATGTAAATATAATTTCGCAAATACCAAGAGAAACAAGAGCCGTTTGGATCACTACTAATTTGAAATTGGATTGGCCTCCAAATACTACTGATGAAGATTTTCAAAAGAAAACTCTACGTGATAAGTTTAAAACTCTGAAAGAAAAAAATTTCAACACCGTTTACTTTCAAGTTAGAAGCAACGGCACGGTAATGTTTAAATCTGACACGGAACCTTTTTCACCATATTTTACCGGCATTGTTGACAAAGCTCCGTCTTACGATCCGCTTCAATACGCAATTGATTTAGGAAAAGAATTTAATCTAGAAGTTCATGCTTGGATAAATATGGTAAGATGTTTTACCGGCAATGATGAAAAAATTGCGAAAAATCCAAAACACTTAAGAAGCTCTCATCCAAATTGGGTTCAGAAATATACGGAAAACGGCAACACAACTTATTGGTTAAATCCCGGAATTGAGGAAGCACAAAACTATCTTGTTGATCTTATGGTTGAACTTAGTTCCAAATATGATGTCGATGGAATTCATCTTGATTTTTTCAGATATCCGGGAACAGATTTCAATGATGATAAAGTTTTCAAATCAAGCAAGACCAATTTAGCTAAAGATGATTGGCGAAGAAATAATTTGACAAATATTTTAAGAAAATTTAAGGATAAAGCAAAGCCGTTGAATCCATCTCTTAAAATTGGCGCGACACCGATTGGAATAAGAAAAAATTTAAAAGGCGCAACCGGCTGGGAAGGATTTTCAAGCGTTTATCAAGATACCGAAACTTGGCTGAAAGAAGAACTTGTTGACTACTTGGTTCCACAAATATATTGGGGTTTTGATAAGAATCCAAAATTTGATATACTTGCTAAAGATTGGGTTGATAAATCATATAATAGAAATATTATACTTGGATTAGCTGCATATAAAGAAAATGTTTATCCTCAATTAAATAAAATGATTGAATACGGCAGACAAATCGGCGCAGCCGGAGTTTCTTTTTTTAGATTTGACCACATTGATACTAAAGATAAATTTTATACCGATATCGCGTTTCCCGCAAATATGCCTTGGAAAGTATTGAACAACAATGAACCTTCAGAAAATTTAATTTGTGATTTTGAAGAAATTTCGCCTAATGAAGTAATATTAAGCTGGGATAACAATCATGCGTTAAAAGTTCCAAACCAAATTAGATTTTATGTTCTTTATGACAATACAGATAAAAAGTCAATTGCCAGAATTATCTCGCTGGATAAAAGGCAGGCTAAACTGAAATTTTCCAATCCCAATAAACTTGCCTATAATTACAACATTGGAAAAATAGACAGACTTTGGAACGAAGTAAATTTTTCAAATCCGGTATTGGTTAAAGTTCCGGTTCTCCAGAAGTTGAAAGATGATTCGCAGACAAACATTCATCCAATAATTATTAAGCAAAATGATGATGAATTTTTATTGTCAGTACATTCTTATGAAAATCAAAAAGCTAAAGTTGGAATTTTGACAAAAGAAAATACTTATAAAGAATTGGAATTTGATTTTAGTATCGGACAAAATATTATAAAATTAGATGAAAATTTAAAACTTATTCAATCGATGAAAATAAATTTCTCAAATGATAATAGGGAAGAAGTAATAAACCTAATTTAA
- the uvrA gene encoding excinuclease ABC subunit UvrA: MENLDYSNIKNKIILKGAREHNLKNINLEINKNQLVVFTGVSGSGKSSLVFDTIYAEGQRRFVESLSSYARQFLERMNKPDLDFIYGISPAVAIEQKTGARNPRSTVGTSTEIYDYLRLIFARIGITYCFECGNIVKKDSVASISDWLEQNDEETKFYLTFPMHKHEGRNVAEELNHLVKKGFYRIYYKNKLIDLNTAETPPKSKENIYVVIERFKIKKGRVRELLASSIEITLKEGEGKLTIINADTNELKNFNNQYECCGIKYTEPEPRFFSFNNPYGACPVCQGFGKTIGYDYDKIIPNPDLTILEGAIAPWRTAKFSKYLRDLIRVSKENKIPLNIPFRQLTEIQLSKIFNGFDKFIGIDPFFKKLEQKSYQMHIRILLSKYRGYTTCYECKGSRLRKEALQVKIKFKSMLDIVKMPINKLYDFFEEIELTKYENDVAGSVLKEIQKRLKFLNDVGLSYLTLDRLSSTLSGGETQRINLATSLGSALIGTLYVLDEPSIGLHPRDNGKLINILKSLRDIGNSVLVVEHDEEMMKEADYIFDIGPKAGKNGGEVVAFGTYDEIIDDENSITGLYLSGKKKIPLPEQRNLQETLKIKITGASENNLKNLDAEIPLQKFVAITGVSGSGKSTLVHDIIYGGIAKLLGKNPDKIGKYKSLDGINSIEEIEIVDQSPIGKSPRSNPISYVKGFEIIRDIFAATPQARLRGYKPGYFSFNVDGGRCDTCKGDGFVKIEMQFLADLYLECDDCKGTRFKKEVREITYKGKNIVDVLNFTVDEAVEFFNGNERILTYLKILQDVGLGYIHLGQPSNTLSGGEAQRIKLAKHLISQQKNNHTLFIFDEPTTGLHFDDINKLLKCFNVLVENKNSVIIIEHNLDVIKCADYIIDLGPDAGENGGEVVAVGTPEEIAKNENSITGKYLKPYLN; the protein is encoded by the coding sequence ATGGAAAATTTAGACTACTCAAATATTAAAAATAAAATTATTCTCAAAGGCGCTCGCGAGCATAACCTTAAGAACATAAATCTAGAGATTAACAAAAATCAGCTTGTTGTTTTTACCGGTGTAAGCGGAAGCGGAAAATCATCTCTGGTTTTTGATACTATCTATGCCGAAGGTCAAAGAAGATTTGTTGAAAGCCTATCATCTTATGCCAGACAATTTCTCGAAAGAATGAATAAACCGGATTTGGATTTTATTTATGGGATTTCTCCGGCTGTTGCTATTGAACAAAAGACAGGAGCAAGAAATCCAAGATCAACTGTCGGAACTTCAACGGAAATTTATGATTATTTAAGATTGATTTTTGCGCGAATTGGAATTACATATTGTTTTGAATGCGGAAACATCGTTAAAAAAGACAGCGTTGCTTCAATTTCGGATTGGCTTGAGCAAAATGATGAAGAAACAAAATTCTATCTAACATTTCCGATGCACAAGCACGAAGGAAGAAACGTTGCCGAAGAATTAAATCATTTGGTAAAAAAAGGTTTTTATAGAATTTATTATAAGAATAAACTAATTGATTTGAATACCGCCGAAACACCGCCTAAATCTAAAGAAAATATTTATGTTGTAATAGAAAGATTTAAAATTAAAAAGGGAAGAGTGCGGGAACTTCTTGCTTCATCAATTGAAATAACTTTAAAAGAAGGTGAAGGCAAATTAACAATTATTAATGCAGACACCAATGAATTAAAGAATTTTAATAATCAATATGAATGCTGCGGAATAAAATATACAGAACCAGAACCAAGATTTTTTTCATTTAATAATCCTTACGGAGCTTGTCCGGTATGCCAGGGTTTTGGAAAAACAATTGGTTACGATTATGATAAAATTATTCCGAATCCGGATTTAACAATCCTTGAAGGCGCGATTGCTCCATGGCGTACGGCAAAATTCAGCAAATATTTACGGGATTTAATAAGAGTTTCAAAAGAAAATAAAATTCCTCTAAATATTCCTTTCAGACAATTAACTGAAATTCAACTGAGCAAAATTTTTAACGGCTTCGATAAATTTATCGGTATCGATCCATTCTTTAAAAAGCTTGAACAAAAATCATATCAAATGCACATTAGAATTTTATTGAGCAAATACCGCGGATATACGACTTGTTATGAATGCAAAGGCTCAAGATTAAGAAAAGAAGCGTTACAAGTAAAGATAAAATTCAAGTCGATGCTTGATATTGTAAAAATGCCTATCAATAAACTTTATGATTTTTTTGAAGAAATTGAATTGACAAAATATGAAAATGACGTTGCGGGAAGTGTGTTAAAAGAAATTCAAAAAAGATTAAAATTCTTAAATGATGTTGGATTAAGCTATTTGACATTGGACCGGCTTAGCAGCACTCTTTCCGGCGGTGAAACACAAAGAATAAATCTCGCGACATCTCTTGGCTCAGCATTGATTGGAACATTATACGTTTTGGATGAGCCGAGCATTGGACTTCACCCGCGAGATAACGGGAAATTGATAAATATTTTGAAATCGCTTCGTGATATTGGCAATTCTGTTTTGGTTGTTGAGCACGATGAAGAAATGATGAAAGAAGCGGATTATATTTTTGACATTGGACCTAAAGCCGGAAAAAATGGCGGTGAAGTTGTAGCATTTGGAACTTATGATGAAATTATTGATGATGAAAATTCAATTACGGGATTGTATTTATCAGGCAAGAAAAAAATTCCTCTTCCGGAACAAAGAAATTTGCAGGAAACACTGAAAATAAAAATTACAGGCGCTTCTGAAAATAATCTAAAAAATTTGGATGCGGAGATACCGTTACAAAAATTTGTTGCTATAACGGGCGTTAGCGGCTCAGGAAAATCTACTTTGGTACATGATATAATATACGGCGGCATTGCAAAATTGCTCGGTAAAAATCCTGATAAGATAGGAAAGTATAAATCTTTGGATGGAATAAATTCAATAGAAGAAATTGAAATTGTTGATCAGTCACCAATCGGAAAATCACCAAGGTCAAATCCAATCAGTTATGTAAAAGGCTTTGAAATTATTAGAGATATATTTGCCGCGACTCCGCAGGCAAGATTAAGAGGATACAAACCTGGTTACTTTTCATTTAATGTTGATGGCGGCAGGTGTGATACTTGCAAAGGCGACGGTTTTGTTAAAATTGAAATGCAGTTTCTTGCCGATCTTTACCTTGAGTGCGACGATTGTAAGGGAACGCGATTTAAAAAGGAAGTAAGAGAAATTACTTATAAGGGTAAAAATATTGTTGATGTTTTAAATTTTACCGTGGATGAAGCCGTTGAATTTTTTAACGGTAATGAAAGGATTTTAACTTACTTAAAAATTTTACAAGATGTTGGATTGGGATATATTCATCTTGGACAACCGTCCAATACTTTATCGGGCGGCGAAGCGCAAAGAATAAAACTTGCAAAGCATTTAATCTCTCAGCAAAAGAATAATCATACTTTGTTTATTTTTGATGAACCTACTACCGGATTGCACTTTGACGATATTAACAAACTTTTAAAATGTTTCAATGTTCTCGTGGAAAATAAAAATTCGGTAATAATTATTGAACATAATTTAGATGTAATTAAATGCGCTGACTATATTATTGATTTGGGTCCGGATGCGGGTGAAAACGGCGGAGAAGTTGTTGCCGTTGGAACACCAGAAGAAATAGCGAAAAACGAAAATTCAATTACAGGAAAGTATTTAAAGCCTTATCTCAATTAA